Proteins found in one Oryza glaberrima chromosome 4, OglaRS2, whole genome shotgun sequence genomic segment:
- the LOC127769966 gene encoding HMG1/2-like protein isoform X2: protein MGKADADAEFKAAGKRKKAGGAGKPKRGLTPFFAFLAEFRPQYMEKHPNTKGVAAVTKAAGEKWRAMSDEEKAQYGGKKPDGESKPAAASKKKSTSSKKAKTDGAEQEGEGSDKSKSDVEDDENDGSGEDE, encoded by the exons ATGGGcaaggccgacgccgacgccga GTTCAAGGCCGCCGGCAAGCGCAAGAAGGCCGGAGGCGCCGGCAAGCCCAAGCGCGGCCTCACCCCGTTCTTCGCCTTCCT GGCTGAGTTCAGGCCGCAGTACATGGAGAAGCACCCAAACACCAAGGGCGTCGCAGCG GTGACCAAGGCTGCCGGGGAGAAGTGGCGCGCTATGTCGGACGAG GAGAAAGCGCAATATGGGGGCAAGAAGCCAGATGGCGAGAGCAAGCCCGCGGCCGCTAGCAAGAAGAAG AGCACTAGCTCTAAGAAGGCTAAAACTGATGGTGCGGAACAGGAGGGAGAAGGTTCTGACAAGTCGAAGTCTGATGTTGAGGATGATGAGAATGATGGCAGTGGCGAG GACGAGTAG
- the LOC127769966 gene encoding DNA-binding protein MNB1B-like isoform X1 — translation MGKADADAEFKAAGKRKKAGGAGKPKRGLTPFFAFLAEFRPQYMEKHPNTKGVAAVTKAAGEKWRAMSDEEKAQYGGKKPDGESKPAAASKKKESTSSKKAKTDGAEQEGEGSDKSKSDVEDDENDGSGEDE, via the exons ATGGGcaaggccgacgccgacgccga GTTCAAGGCCGCCGGCAAGCGCAAGAAGGCCGGAGGCGCCGGCAAGCCCAAGCGCGGCCTCACCCCGTTCTTCGCCTTCCT GGCTGAGTTCAGGCCGCAGTACATGGAGAAGCACCCAAACACCAAGGGCGTCGCAGCG GTGACCAAGGCTGCCGGGGAGAAGTGGCGCGCTATGTCGGACGAG GAGAAAGCGCAATATGGGGGCAAGAAGCCAGATGGCGAGAGCAAGCCCGCGGCCGCTAGCAAGAAGAAG GAGAGCACTAGCTCTAAGAAGGCTAAAACTGATGGTGCGGAACAGGAGGGAGAAGGTTCTGACAAGTCGAAGTCTGATGTTGAGGATGATGAGAATGATGGCAGTGGCGAG GACGAGTAG